CAGGGTCTGATGCTCATCGAAAACCACTTTCGAGTCGAAGCCATCGCCCCCAAGCACCTAAACCTATCTGCCTATCTCTCAGGGCAAATCATCCGTGTGCTACTTGCCGAAAATGGCAACGACCTAACCAAAGTGGCAACCCCCGACAAACTTCTGCCCATCATTGACAGACTGGACAAAGCCAAAGCCCGTCAAGTCGTCAAGGCAAGACATGAAGTCATCGGCAACATCACCGCCCTAGCCAAAACCAAGGCAACCGATGAGCTGTCCGCCATCAGTACATCCGCCCAAAGCCAATTTGCCGACCATCTGGACAAAGAGATAGGACGATTGCAACGCTTACAAGCCATCAATCCCAACGTGCGAGATGATGAAATTGCACAGCTCATTGAGATGAAAGAGCAGGGCCTGACGGCATTGGCAAATCTATCGCTCGTGCCTGACAGCATTCGTGTGCTGATTTGTGTCAAACCTGATTAACCTAAAAGGGAAGTTTTATGCCCCATCTTACCCTAGAATTATCCAAAAACCTAAAAATCGCCGATGAAGCCGACTTATTGTTAAAAATAAATACTGCCCTATTTGAAAGCGGTCAATTTGCCAAGTCCAAAGACATCAAAAGCCGTGTGTATCATGCGACAGACAGTCTTATCGGACTGGCATTTGATGACGGTGAGCATTTTGTCGTGGCACATTTGGCGATTATGGCAGGTCGCAGTGATGAGATAAAGGCGGATTTGGTTGGGCGTGTGATGAGCGTACTACAAAGCGAGATTGGTAAGACTTATCAAAACGTGCAATATGCGGTCAATTTAACCGAATTGTCCGATGTTTATCAAAAGGCGATTGTTTAATTCATGGCTTAAACCACAAGGAAACATCATGAATTATCTACAATACTTGGATTATTTAGAAAAGACTTATGAAGTTACTTTGCCAAGTTTATACAAACAGCTTGCCAAAGATGATATGCTGGATATGCAAACTGGCGTGCCAAATTGGTATCAAGATGTATTCCCAAAACTTGTGCAAAATCCGCCTTTTTTACTCGTGTCTTATGAATATGAGCTGTATTCGCCTGATGAGATGATTGCCTGTACCAAAGACCATCTGCCAAGCCAAGATGACGGCGATTGGTTTTATCTAAAACCAGAGTACGAAAACCGCTTGGTGATGTTTGCCCAGTGTGGCAACGGCGACTGTTATGCCTTTTATTATGAACACGACAAGCACAGCGAGCCACAGATTGTCAGAATTTGCCATGACTGTGAAAGCGAATATGTGGCAAAAAATCTGCAAGAATTTATGGTATATAAAATGCTTGAAGTGGCTTTGGTGGGGCAGGATAGCCCAAACATCAAAGAATATTTACTGGCTCAATTACGCACGCACAGTCCTTATTTAACACCTGTCCAAATTGAGCGTTTAAATGACGTGTATCAAAAAGAACCTGTCAAAAACAATCATGGTGATTGGGTTTTATTAAATAATGACGAGTTTGATACGTTGGTTGATGAGCTAATCCCTTTTGATAAAAGAGATGAGACCTTTGAGCTTTATGAATATGAATAACCGTGGTTTAACTGATGTTTTAGGGATTGTAGGGAAAATTGCAATTCGCCCAATGATTAAAATTTGATAAATTTTAATAAAAGGTAAATTGTAATTTTCCCTACAAATTTATTTGCAAGCATTATCTATTAACCACACCAACCATTACCAATCCTAAAATTTAAGATTATAAACCCATGTCCTTCGCCCAAATCCACACCCGTTCTGTCATCGGTCTGACCGCACCGCCTGTTACGGTGGAAGTCCACATCTCCCAAGGCTTGCCTGCTCTAACCATGGTCGGCTTGCCCGAAGCGTCTGTGCGTGAAAGCAAAGACCGTGTCCGCTCGGCGATTATCAACAGTGGCTTTGACTTTCCCAATCGCCGTATCACGATTAACCTTGCCCCTGCTGACCTACCCAAGGACGGGGCTAGGCTTGATTTGCCCATTGCCATTGGGATTTTGACGGCAAGCGGACAGATTGATGAGACGGTGCTGGATAATTTTGAATTTGTGGGTGAGCTTGCCCTAAATGGCGATTTGCGTGGGGTAACAGGCTCGCTGTCGGTGGCTCGCACCCTAAAAAGCGGTGGGCGAACACTAATGTTGCCAAGTGCCAATGCGTCCGAAGCGGTGCAAGTGGCGGATATTTGTGTGCTGGGGGCGAATAATCTTGCCCAAGTCTGCCGTCATCTAAACGCTATCAATGGCGGCAATACAGACGATAGGCTGACCCCAACCGCCATACCGACCACCAAAACGGTGGCGACTTATCCGCTTGATTTGTCCGATGTCAAAGGGCAACACCACGCCCGCAGAGCGTTGGAGATTTGTGCCACAGGCGGGCATTCTATGCTGTTTAAAGGTTCGCCTGGTTCGGGCAAAACCTTAATGGCAAGCCGTCTGCCGAGCATTTTACCGCCCTTGACCGATGATGAAGCCCTAGAAGTGGCAAGCGTGTATTCGGTGGCAGGACTGCCTTATGAATTTGGTGTACGTCCGTTTCGCTCTTGTCATCATACCATGAGTGCGGTGGCGTTGTCGGGCGGTGGTTCACGCCCCAAACCAGGGGAGATTAGTTTAGCTCATCAGGGCGTTTTGTTTCTTGATGAATTGCCCGAATTTGACCGCAAGACCTTAGAAGTCATGCGACAGCCGTTAGAGTCCAAAGAGATTATCATCAGCCGAGCCAACGCCCAAGTGGCTTATCCTGCCAATTTTCAGCTTATCGGAGCAATGAATCCGTGTCCGTGTGGCTATCATGGCGACCCGTCCAATCGTTGTCGCTGTACGCCC
This Moraxella sp. K1664 DNA region includes the following protein-coding sequences:
- a CDS encoding SMI1/KNR4 family protein, with protein sequence MNYLQYLDYLEKTYEVTLPSLYKQLAKDDMLDMQTGVPNWYQDVFPKLVQNPPFLLVSYEYELYSPDEMIACTKDHLPSQDDGDWFYLKPEYENRLVMFAQCGNGDCYAFYYEHDKHSEPQIVRICHDCESEYVAKNLQEFMVYKMLEVALVGQDSPNIKEYLLAQLRTHSPYLTPVQIERLNDVYQKEPVKNNHGDWVLLNNDEFDTLVDELIPFDKRDETFELYEYE
- a CDS encoding YifB family Mg chelatase-like AAA ATPase; amino-acid sequence: MSFAQIHTRSVIGLTAPPVTVEVHISQGLPALTMVGLPEASVRESKDRVRSAIINSGFDFPNRRITINLAPADLPKDGARLDLPIAIGILTASGQIDETVLDNFEFVGELALNGDLRGVTGSLSVARTLKSGGRTLMLPSANASEAVQVADICVLGANNLAQVCRHLNAINGGNTDDRLTPTAIPTTKTVATYPLDLSDVKGQHHARRALEICATGGHSMLFKGSPGSGKTLMASRLPSILPPLTDDEALEVASVYSVAGLPYEFGVRPFRSCHHTMSAVALSGGGSRPKPGEISLAHQGVLFLDELPEFDRKTLEVMRQPLESKEIIISRANAQVAYPANFQLIGAMNPCPCGYHGDPSNRCRCTPDQVRRYQDKISGPLLDRIDLHIHVPAMPIDDLQNAPQGEPSAVVRERVAKARQIALDRQGKANSELTPSEIDTHIPLGTAEKQLLATAQSRLNLSARSYHRVLRVARTIADLAGADRVGVAHLAEAVSYR